The following coding sequences are from one Tissierella sp. window:
- a CDS encoding anaerobic nitric oxide reductase flavorubredoxin, with amino-acid sequence MSFKITDKVTWVGKIDWELRRFHGDEYSTDRGSSYNSYLIKDEKNVLIDTVWTPFADEFIANLKKEIDLNKIDYIIAQHGEVDHSGTLPLLMKEIPNTPIYCTANGAKILKAHYHEDWNFVEVKTGDTLNIGESTLTFVEARMLHWPDSMMTYMSGDSILFSNDAFGQHYASDLMYNDLVDQGELFQEAIKYYANILTPFSPLVTNKIKEVLSFNLPLNMIATSHGVIWRDNPAQIVHKYLEWADAYQENQITIVYDTMWNATRKMAEAIAEGIRSVDNTVTVKLFNAAHTDKNDVITELFKAKAILFGSSTVNKGIMNATGGILEMIKGIGFKNKKAAAFGSYGWSGESVGVLEESLKAAKLEVIEGGAKELWNPDTQALERCKEFGKSFAEKL; translated from the coding sequence ATGAGTTTTAAAATAACAGATAAGGTAACATGGGTAGGTAAGATTGACTGGGAGCTAAGGCGCTTTCATGGTGATGAATATTCAACAGACAGAGGTTCATCTTATAATTCATACTTGATAAAAGACGAAAAAAATGTACTTATAGACACTGTATGGACTCCCTTTGCAGATGAGTTTATTGCAAATCTAAAAAAAGAAATTGACCTAAACAAGATTGACTATATAATAGCGCAACATGGAGAAGTAGACCATAGTGGAACACTACCATTACTTATGAAGGAGATACCAAATACTCCAATTTACTGTACAGCTAATGGAGCTAAAATACTAAAAGCACATTATCATGAAGATTGGAACTTTGTAGAAGTAAAGACTGGTGATACTCTGAATATTGGGGAATCAACACTAACATTTGTAGAAGCAAGAATGTTACACTGGCCAGACAGTATGATGACTTACATGAGTGGAGACAGTATCTTATTTAGCAATGATGCCTTTGGTCAACATTATGCATCAGACTTAATGTATAATGACCTAGTAGACCAAGGAGAACTATTCCAAGAGGCTATAAAATACTACGCAAATATACTTACTCCATTTAGTCCGTTGGTTACAAATAAAATCAAAGAAGTATTGAGTTTCAATTTACCATTAAATATGATAGCTACATCTCATGGAGTTATTTGGAGAGATAATCCAGCGCAAATAGTACACAAATATTTAGAGTGGGCAGATGCTTATCAAGAAAATCAAATTACAATAGTATATGACACTATGTGGAATGCAACAAGAAAAATGGCAGAAGCTATTGCAGAAGGAATTAGATCTGTAGATAATACAGTAACTGTTAAGCTATTTAATGCAGCTCATACAGATAAGAATGATGTTATAACGGAACTATTTAAAGCTAAAGCCATATTGTTTGGATCATCTACAGTTAACAAAGGTATTATGAATGCAACTGGTGGAATTCTTGAAATGATAAAAGGTATTGGGTTTAAGAATAAAAAAGCTGCAGCTTTTGGATCCTATGGTTGGTCTGGTGAATCTGTTGGAGTATTAGAAGAATCATTAAAAGCAGCAAAACTTGAAGTAATAGAAGGTGGAGCAAAAGAACTTTGGAATCCTGATACTCAAGCATTGGAAAGATGTAAGGAATTTGGAAAGAGTTTTGCAGAAAAACTATAG
- the lysA gene encoding diaminopimelate decarboxylase, translating to MSNYMFSGCDTFKLAKKYGTPLYIMSEDYIKERCKEIREDFIERYPNTRAVYASKAFLTKEMARIIKREGIGMDVVSGGELYTAIQADFPMEDIIFHGNNKTSDEIELAIENNVGRIVVDNLRELDLIEEIGRKYNKKTYILFRISPGIESDTHKYIQTGQVDTKFGIPLDNRTISEAMEKVMSLEFVELLGFHFHIGSQISDNKNHIKSIDIMTKLMKKVKDEYGFVTKELNTGGGYGIHYSQDDKRKPLAYFTDSIMEEVEEKCKEYDLESPLVIIEPGRWLVGEAGITVYTIGTIKEIPGIRTYVSVDGGMPDNPRPSLYEAKYEGIIVNKADQDLTKTVTIAGKCCESGDILIWDLKVPEIETGDMLAVLSTGAYNYSMSSNYNRILRPPVVMLSEGQDRLIVKRETYDDLLRNDV from the coding sequence ATGAGCAATTATATGTTTTCAGGATGTGATACTTTTAAGCTAGCAAAAAAATATGGGACACCTTTATATATAATGTCTGAAGATTATATTAAGGAAAGATGTAAGGAGATTAGAGAGGACTTTATAGAAAGATACCCTAATACAAGAGCTGTATATGCAAGCAAGGCATTTCTAACTAAGGAAATGGCTAGGATTATTAAAAGAGAAGGCATTGGAATGGATGTAGTATCTGGTGGAGAACTTTATACTGCAATTCAAGCTGATTTTCCCATGGAAGATATAATTTTTCATGGAAATAACAAGACTTCTGATGAAATAGAATTAGCAATTGAAAACAATGTAGGAAGAATAGTGGTTGATAACCTTAGAGAGCTTGATTTAATTGAAGAAATAGGAAGAAAATATAATAAAAAGACATATATATTATTTAGGATTAGTCCTGGAATAGAAAGTGATACCCACAAATATATTCAAACAGGTCAGGTTGATACTAAATTTGGTATACCATTGGATAATAGAACAATTAGTGAAGCCATGGAAAAGGTAATGAGCTTAGAATTTGTTGAATTACTAGGATTTCATTTTCATATAGGATCTCAAATTTCTGATAATAAAAATCATATTAAGTCAATTGACATAATGACAAAATTAATGAAAAAGGTAAAGGATGAGTACGGCTTTGTTACTAAGGAATTAAATACTGGTGGAGGATATGGTATACATTATTCCCAGGATGATAAGAGAAAGCCTTTAGCTTATTTTACAGATTCCATAATGGAAGAAGTTGAAGAAAAGTGCAAGGAATACGACTTAGAAAGTCCCTTGGTCATTATAGAACCTGGGAGATGGTTAGTAGGGGAGGCAGGGATTACTGTTTATACAATAGGAACTATTAAAGAAATTCCGGGAATACGGACTTATGTTTCAGTAGATGGTGGCATGCCTGATAATCCAAGGCCTAGCCTATATGAAGCTAAGTACGAAGGGATTATAGTGAACAAAGCAGATCAAGATTTAACTAAGACAGTAACCATAGCAGGTAAATGTTGTGAATCTGGTGATATTTTAATCTGGGATCTGAAGGTTCCAGAGATAGAGACTGGAGATATGTTGGCTGTATTATCAACAGGGGCCTATAATTATTCTATGTCAAGTAATTACAACAGAATTCTAAGACCACCTGTGGTGATGTTATCTGAAGGCCAAGATAGATTAATAGTAAAAAGAGAAACTTATGATGATTTACTAAGGAATGATGTATAG
- the alr gene encoding alanine racemase, whose product MELILRDTLVEINLDNIVFNIKSIRKMLGDDVAIAAVVKANGYGHGAVGIAQTLMENGADYLAVATLSEAIDLRKSFKDYKIFIMGHTPDEYLEHVVKNHIVQTIFSYKQAKILNELGIKHSKKPVVHIKYDTGFNRLGFKDCEDSLDEIEKICRLSNINVEGIFSHLALAGKEEDKLQYNRFMTAIEKLEKRRIVFKYKHIEDSISAVDYPEYRMNMIRPGAILYGIKGFHYGTLDLKQALRFKTKIAYIKRLTKGEGVSYDYLWKAERDSVIGTLPFGYADGYPRNLRDKGYVTIHGRKAPIIGIICMDQCMVDLTDIAEAKEGDEVIIYGDGSDNTLDLHTASQLAETNKNEIITRISMRPPRVYIKDNEIVNVINYIG is encoded by the coding sequence ATGGAATTAATATTGAGAGATACATTAGTTGAGATTAATCTTGATAATATAGTTTTCAATATTAAAAGCATTAGGAAAATGCTAGGTGATGATGTAGCCATAGCGGCAGTAGTTAAAGCTAACGGATATGGACATGGGGCAGTTGGAATAGCTCAAACCCTCATGGAAAATGGAGCAGACTATTTAGCCGTAGCAACTCTTAGTGAGGCTATAGATTTGAGAAAGAGTTTTAAAGACTATAAAATATTTATTATGGGACACACTCCAGACGAATATTTAGAACATGTTGTTAAAAATCATATAGTGCAGACAATATTTTCATATAAACAGGCTAAAATCTTAAATGAATTAGGTATAAAACACAGTAAAAAGCCTGTAGTCCATATAAAATATGATACAGGATTTAATAGACTTGGGTTTAAGGATTGTGAAGATAGTCTGGATGAAATAGAAAAGATTTGTAGACTAAGTAACATCAATGTAGAAGGAATCTTCTCCCATCTTGCACTGGCTGGTAAGGAAGAAGATAAGTTACAGTACAATAGATTCATGACTGCCATAGAAAAGCTAGAAAAAAGACGAATTGTATTTAAATACAAACATATAGAGGATAGTATATCAGCAGTTGATTATCCAGAATATAGAATGAATATGATTAGACCTGGTGCAATATTATATGGTATCAAGGGTTTTCATTATGGTACTTTAGATTTAAAACAAGCTCTGAGATTTAAGACAAAAATAGCTTATATAAAAAGACTCACTAAAGGTGAAGGTGTAAGCTATGATTACCTGTGGAAGGCTGAGAGAGATAGTGTAATAGGTACTCTTCCCTTTGGATATGCAGATGGCTACCCTAGAAATTTAAGAGACAAGGGATATGTTACAATTCATGGGAGGAAAGCACCCATAATAGGAATAATTTGTATGGATCAATGTATGGTTGACTTGACAGATATAGCAGAAGCAAAAGAGGGTGATGAGGTCATTATCTATGGCGATGGTTCAGATAATACATTAGACCTTCATACTGCGTCTCAATTAGCAGAAACAAACAAGAATGAAATAATCACAAGAATTTCTATGCGACCACCTAGAGTTTATATAAAAGATAATGAAATAGTAAATGTAATTAATTACATTGGATAA
- a CDS encoding M20 family metallopeptidase — MNIKKRVDELFHELVDIRRDFHMHPELSENEERTSNKICEYLSKWGIEYKQGIANTGVVAIIRGKNQGKTVAARADIDALPIIEENDISFKSVNNGIMHACGHDVHTTIHLGVARLFKEMEDELEGNVKIFFQPAEETIGGAKRMIEDRCLKNPDVDYALSLHVMPYMDVGHVELKYGKMNAATNEFSIKINGKSSHAAYPEKSVDAIVISGYLITALQSFISRNISPLEPAVFTLGQIHGGIKNNIIASEVIMSGTLRTLDPETRIYAKSRIKEIAENTAKAHGASAIVEFEEGYPALINNDEVVDVLYESAERILGKDNVHFKEFPSMGADDFSFFCNEVKGGYYNLGCGNKSKGWTAAIHSDEFMVDEECIKIGVILQTETLIQLLKK; from the coding sequence ATGAATATCAAAAAAAGAGTCGATGAATTGTTTCATGAACTTGTAGACATAAGAAGGGATTTCCATATGCATCCAGAGCTTAGTGAAAATGAAGAGAGAACATCTAATAAGATCTGCGAATATCTAAGCAAATGGGGTATTGAATATAAACAAGGTATTGCAAATACAGGAGTTGTAGCCATAATCCGAGGCAAAAATCAAGGGAAAACAGTTGCTGCAAGGGCAGATATAGATGCATTACCAATCATAGAGGAAAATGATATATCATTTAAATCAGTTAATAATGGAATAATGCATGCCTGTGGACATGATGTCCATACCACTATACACCTTGGAGTAGCAAGATTGTTTAAGGAAATGGAAGATGAACTTGAAGGGAATGTAAAAATATTTTTTCAACCTGCAGAGGAAACAATAGGTGGAGCAAAGAGAATGATTGAAGATAGATGCTTAAAGAATCCTGATGTTGACTATGCCCTATCATTGCATGTAATGCCCTATATGGATGTTGGTCATGTAGAGTTAAAATATGGGAAGATGAATGCAGCTACTAATGAGTTTAGTATAAAGATAAATGGTAAATCAAGTCATGCAGCTTATCCAGAGAAATCCGTTGATGCAATAGTCATATCTGGATATTTGATTACAGCCTTACAATCTTTTATAAGTAGAAATATTTCACCTCTAGAACCAGCAGTATTTACACTGGGACAAATACATGGAGGCATTAAGAATAACATAATAGCTTCAGAAGTTATTATGTCAGGTACATTGAGAACATTAGACCCAGAAACAAGGATATATGCTAAGAGTAGAATTAAAGAAATAGCAGAAAACACAGCAAAAGCACATGGGGCAAGTGCAATTGTTGAATTTGAGGAAGGATATCCTGCCCTAATAAATAATGATGAAGTCGTTGACGTACTTTATGAATCTGCAGAGAGAATATTAGGCAAGGATAATGTTCATTTTAAAGAATTCCCTAGTATGGGAGCAGATGATTTTTCTTTTTTCTGTAATGAAGTAAAAGGAGGATACTACAATTTAGGATGTGGCAATAAATCTAAGGGATGGACAGCAGCAATCCATAGTGACGAATTTATGGTTGATGAAGAATGTATTAAAATAGGAGTTATTTTACAAACAGAAACCCTAATTCAATTACTTAAAAAATAA
- a CDS encoding M55 family metallopeptidase — protein sequence MKVYISVDIEGITGVTNWNETELGHSEYAWAAEQMTKETIAACEAAIEMGAKEIVIKDAHDSARNIDINRLPKESIIIRGWTSSPESMMAGIDETCDATIFIGYHSAAGQNGNPLAHTMDSTKLTYTKINGKLASEFTMNALISAYYGVPVVFLSGDKMLCEDTRELVPNIETVAVKWGEGGATFNTQPDYACECIKNGVKEGLRKIKECKIESPKELILEIRFREHQDANRARYYPGVKLIDDHTVEYVAKDIQDLMTARMFIQ from the coding sequence ATGAAGGTATATATTAGTGTAGATATTGAAGGTATAACTGGGGTCACCAACTGGAATGAAACAGAACTAGGCCACAGTGAATATGCTTGGGCAGCTGAGCAGATGACAAAGGAAACTATAGCAGCATGTGAAGCAGCAATAGAGATGGGTGCAAAAGAAATAGTCATAAAGGATGCCCATGATTCAGCAAGAAATATTGATATTAATAGACTTCCAAAAGAATCAATCATAATAAGGGGATGGACTTCTTCGCCAGAATCCATGATGGCAGGCATAGATGAAACTTGTGATGCCACAATTTTCATTGGATATCATTCAGCTGCAGGCCAAAATGGAAATCCACTAGCTCATACTATGGATTCTACAAAACTAACATATACTAAAATAAATGGCAAACTAGCATCTGAATTTACAATGAATGCCTTGATATCAGCATACTATGGAGTACCAGTAGTATTTTTATCTGGGGATAAAATGCTTTGTGAGGATACAAGGGAGTTAGTTCCAAATATTGAAACTGTTGCAGTAAAATGGGGAGAAGGTGGGGCTACATTTAATACGCAACCAGATTATGCATGTGAATGCATAAAGAATGGAGTAAAGGAAGGGCTTAGAAAAATCAAGGAATGCAAGATAGAATCGCCAAAGGAATTAATATTAGAAATCAGATTTAGGGAACATCAAGATGCAAATAGAGCAAGATATTATCCCGGAGTTAAGCTTATAGACGATCATACAGTAGAGTATGTAGCGAAGGATATCCAAGATTTGATGACAGCAAGGATGTTTATACAATAA
- a CDS encoding sigma 54-interacting transcriptional regulator, which translates to MFTDMMSEGFIVIDREGKIQVYNDKAKEIFGIRDDQQINQEKGKISNGDIVIIADNSIGQDDGKMDSNSLKVLGIKDKDIDIGDSLIAIGMFNKKSVDEPVFKLLKKGHNEEFLRLETTFLGIDIEVEIDFASKIISIKVRDEEYIMNYINAIGHMVILDKDTKMMKFYQSQGYTARGESINDILKGSQYRAKGKDTENLDVIGRNIFEIHKSDSIIQQFYEAAKGKDISYIDEFEEINGFPTMCTLLHVEDKGQRIGAALKVEDISQIKTVIAERDNAIKELEKAAEQLLEGEILNKTFPSFVGNSQQIEHVKKMALKASKTNSNVLILGESGTGKTILAKAIHENSKLKDKPFIHVNCGAIPENLLESELFGYEKGAFTGARNDGKKGFFEIANGGTIFLDEIGDISQNLQVKLLQIIQEKSFYRVGGTEKVTVNIRIIAATNKNLEEEMIKGNFREDLYYRINVFPIWIPPLRERKQDINLLIELLLPRICEEIGCENKRISSEAINLILKYDWPGNIRELENILERAVNLAEGNNIISKHITLKIDRHKSMDHSILPLRQFLEEQEKIAIENTLSFYGGDKKKAIEALNISKTTFYERIKKYNIE; encoded by the coding sequence ATGTTTACTGACATGATGTCTGAAGGTTTTATTGTAATAGATAGGGAAGGAAAAATACAAGTTTATAATGATAAAGCTAAAGAAATATTTGGCATAAGAGATGATCAGCAAATTAACCAGGAAAAAGGGAAAATTAGTAATGGAGATATAGTCATTATTGCAGATAATTCCATAGGTCAAGATGATGGGAAAATGGATTCTAATTCTTTAAAAGTACTAGGTATTAAGGATAAGGATATAGACATAGGAGATTCACTAATTGCCATCGGTATGTTTAATAAAAAATCAGTAGATGAACCTGTATTCAAGCTTCTAAAAAAAGGGCACAATGAAGAATTTTTGAGATTAGAAACTACATTTTTAGGAATTGATATAGAAGTAGAAATAGATTTTGCAAGTAAGATTATATCCATCAAGGTAAGAGATGAAGAGTACATCATGAATTACATCAATGCAATAGGGCATATGGTAATTTTAGATAAGGATACAAAGATGATGAAGTTTTACCAATCCCAGGGATATACAGCTAGGGGAGAGAGTATTAACGATATATTAAAGGGCAGCCAATATAGAGCCAAGGGAAAAGATACTGAGAATCTAGATGTAATTGGTAGAAATATTTTTGAAATTCATAAATCTGATTCAATTATTCAGCAATTTTATGAAGCTGCTAAGGGAAAGGATATTTCTTACATAGATGAGTTTGAAGAAATAAATGGATTCCCAACTATGTGTACCCTTTTACATGTAGAAGATAAAGGGCAAAGAATAGGAGCTGCTTTAAAAGTAGAAGATATTTCTCAAATAAAAACAGTTATAGCTGAAAGGGATAATGCTATTAAGGAGCTTGAAAAAGCAGCAGAGCAGCTATTAGAGGGAGAAATATTAAACAAGACTTTTCCAAGCTTTGTTGGAAACAGTCAACAAATAGAGCATGTAAAGAAAATGGCTTTGAAAGCATCTAAAACTAATTCAAATGTATTGATATTAGGAGAAAGTGGAACAGGAAAAACCATATTGGCTAAAGCGATCCATGAAAATAGCAAGCTTAAGGATAAGCCTTTTATACATGTAAATTGTGGTGCAATACCTGAAAATTTATTGGAGTCCGAGTTGTTTGGATATGAAAAAGGTGCATTTACTGGAGCTAGAAATGATGGAAAGAAAGGCTTCTTTGAAATTGCTAATGGAGGAACCATATTTTTAGATGAAATTGGTGATATTTCTCAGAACTTACAGGTTAAGTTATTGCAAATAATTCAAGAAAAGAGTTTTTATAGAGTAGGTGGAACAGAAAAAGTTACAGTAAATATTCGCATTATTGCTGCCACTAATAAAAATTTAGAAGAAGAAATGATAAAGGGTAATTTTAGAGAGGACTTATATTATAGAATCAATGTATTTCCCATCTGGATACCACCATTAAGGGAAAGAAAGCAAGATATAAATTTATTGATAGAACTTCTATTACCTAGAATATGTGAAGAAATAGGCTGTGAAAATAAGAGAATTTCCTCTGAGGCAATTAATTTAATATTAAAATATGATTGGCCTGGCAATATAAGAGAGTTAGAAAACATACTAGAAAGAGCAGTAAACTTAGCTGAAGGAAATAATATAATTTCTAAGCATATAACCTTAAAAATAGATAGACACAAAAGTATGGACCATAGCATTTTACCTTTAAGACAATTCTTAGAAGAACAAGAGAAAATAGCAATTGAAAATACATTATCTTTCTATGGCGGAGATAAGAAGAAGGCAATAGAGGCTTTAAATATAAGCAAAACAACTTTTTATGAAAGGATAAAAAAATACAACATAGAGTAG
- a CDS encoding M15 family metallopeptidase — MKENNIQYVKLSNGKIIRQIEGLVLLTDLDDSFIIDLKYATADNFFEKCFYPVKVCAIRRETGEKLVKANNIFKEKGYSIKVWDAYRPLNIQRAFYEAYPNTPFVAKPPDKPITSGFRPRHNNGMAVDITLVDKDGKELEMPSEFDDFTEKASPTYEHMTLEARKNVNFLMEVMLGLGFEIHQGEWWHFVDSIETPNPYLDIALEEFL, encoded by the coding sequence ATGAAAGAGAATAATATCCAATATGTTAAGTTAAGTAATGGTAAAATTATAAGACAAATAGAAGGACTTGTTTTATTAACTGATTTAGATGATAGCTTTATTATTGATTTAAAATATGCTACTGCTGATAACTTCTTTGAAAAGTGTTTTTATCCAGTAAAGGTATGTGCTATACGAAGAGAAACTGGGGAAAAGTTAGTAAAAGCCAACAATATATTCAAAGAAAAAGGCTATTCTATAAAAGTTTGGGATGCATATAGACCACTTAATATACAAAGAGCATTTTATGAAGCATATCCAAATACTCCTTTTGTGGCAAAGCCACCTGATAAACCAATTACATCAGGTTTTCGTCCAAGGCACAATAACGGAATGGCAGTAGATATAACATTAGTAGATAAGGATGGCAAGGAACTTGAAATGCCTAGTGAGTTTGATGATTTTACAGAAAAAGCATCACCAACATATGAACATATGACTTTAGAAGCAAGAAAAAATGTAAATTTCCTCATGGAAGTTATGTTGGGTTTAGGATTTGAAATTCACCAAGGGGAATGGTGGCATTTTGTAGATAGTATAGAAACTCCTAATCCATATTTAGATATAGCTTTAGAAGAATTTTTATGA
- a CDS encoding peptide ABC transporter substrate-binding protein, translating into MKRLVALMMAIMIILVGCSKPTTTPDGDKPGKKVEETKPQEYSTVYSGEITTLNYLVTASANEFALAANMVDNLIDYDKYGVAIPSLATEWSSSDDGLVWTLKIRQGVKWLTHEGEEYAEVKAKDFVDSARYLLNPANESQTANIFYSVIKNAEEFYNGEVTDFEQVGVKAIDDYTLEYTLKQNTPYFLSMLNYVCFLPVNGDFLEEVGDSFGTDNSFFLYNGAYIMETFEPQTRRILVKNDKYWDKDNIFIDKIKMTYNQEAATLSPELFLRGEIDYADISASLIEEWMKDPAKKDLVRPNRTSFYTFFYALNFDPQFDAAFEPDNWKIAVNNLNFRKSLFHGLDRISAMTTSEPYNPAQKLSNTITPKSFVDLDGVDYTQLGGLKEFASNDSFNEALAKEYRDKAMEELKGKASFPIIVYMPYNSGGTELANRVQVIEQQMENLLGKDYIDIQIDAKPPTNFLSEVRRSGKYAFLECNWGPDYADPETYTGPFAPGGTYNFPEKVEGYTEANGEKTYTNLVDKANAEVLDIDKRYELFAEAEAFLIGEAFVIPYALGGGGYAASRLSPFESQYSPFGVSSERYKGQKILEKPMNSEEFKALLPIWEAERTEALKKSK; encoded by the coding sequence ATGAAAAGATTAGTAGCTTTAATGATGGCTATAATGATTATCTTGGTAGGTTGCTCAAAACCAACTACTACACCAGATGGTGATAAGCCAGGTAAGAAGGTAGAAGAAACTAAGCCACAAGAGTATTCAACTGTTTACTCAGGAGAAATTACTACTCTAAATTATTTAGTAACTGCAAGTGCAAATGAATTTGCCTTAGCTGCAAATATGGTTGATAACTTAATTGATTATGACAAATATGGGGTAGCAATACCTAGTTTAGCAACTGAATGGAGTAGTTCGGATGATGGATTAGTTTGGACTTTAAAAATCCGTCAAGGTGTAAAATGGCTTACTCATGAAGGTGAAGAATATGCAGAAGTTAAAGCTAAAGATTTTGTTGATTCTGCTAGATACTTATTAAACCCTGCTAATGAATCACAGACAGCAAATATATTCTACTCAGTAATAAAAAATGCAGAAGAATTCTATAATGGTGAAGTAACCGATTTTGAACAAGTAGGGGTAAAGGCAATTGATGATTATACACTAGAGTATACTCTAAAACAAAACACACCGTATTTCCTTTCTATGCTAAATTATGTTTGTTTCCTACCTGTTAATGGAGACTTCTTAGAAGAAGTTGGAGATAGTTTTGGAACGGATAATAGCTTTTTCTTATATAATGGTGCATATATAATGGAAACTTTTGAGCCGCAGACTAGAAGAATTCTAGTGAAGAATGATAAATATTGGGATAAAGACAATATATTCATAGACAAGATTAAGATGACCTATAATCAAGAGGCTGCAACACTATCACCAGAATTGTTTTTACGTGGGGAAATAGATTATGCTGATATATCTGCTTCATTAATTGAAGAATGGATGAAGGATCCAGCTAAAAAGGATTTAGTTAGACCAAATAGAACTAGTTTTTATACTTTTTTCTATGCCTTAAATTTTGATCCTCAATTTGATGCTGCATTTGAACCAGATAATTGGAAGATTGCTGTAAATAATCTTAATTTCCGTAAATCATTGTTCCATGGATTAGATAGAATATCTGCCATGACAACTTCAGAACCTTATAATCCAGCACAAAAACTGTCAAATACTATTACACCAAAGAGTTTTGTTGACTTAGATGGAGTAGACTACACTCAATTGGGAGGTCTAAAGGAATTCGCAAGCAATGATTCATTCAATGAAGCATTGGCAAAGGAATACAGAGATAAAGCTATGGAAGAATTAAAAGGAAAAGCAAGTTTCCCAATAATAGTATATATGCCATATAACTCTGGTGGAACTGAATTGGCAAACCGTGTTCAAGTAATAGAACAGCAAATGGAAAATTTACTTGGTAAGGATTATATAGACATTCAAATAGATGCGAAACCACCTACAAACTTCTTATCAGAAGTAAGGCGTTCAGGAAAATATGCATTCTTAGAATGCAACTGGGGTCCTGACTATGCAGACCCTGAAACATATACTGGTCCATTCGCACCTGGCGGAACTTATAACTTCCCAGAGAAAGTAGAAGGATATACTGAAGCTAATGGAGAAAAGACATATACAAATTTAGTAGATAAAGCTAATGCAGAAGTTTTAGACATTGACAAGCGCTATGAACTATTTGCTGAAGCAGAAGCATTTTTAATAGGAGAAGCATTTGTTATACCATATGCACTTGGCGGTGGAGGCTATGCAGCTTCTAGACTAAGTCCATTTGAATCACAGTATTCACCATTTGGAGTATCATCAGAAAGATACAAAGGACAAAAAATATTGGAAAAACCTATGAACTCAGAAGAATTCAAAGCATTACTTCCAATTTGGGAAGCAGAACGTACTGAAGCACTAAAGAAGAGTAAATAA
- a CDS encoding ABC transporter permease, translating to MLKYSIKRLLQSLLTLFIIVTVVFLLMRLLPEEGYFGASYEKLDENQREAILTNMGLRDPMHKQLIGFYKDLLNGDLGKSITFRPKVPVLDIIKDKVPYSLYFGLGAIGISLLLGVSLGIAMARNKNKFWDKLGTGYVVFIRAVPAAVYFLFLQLYVTGIFKLPMLFDIDKPKTWILPVISMSLGGIASYAMWMRRYMVDELNKDYVKLARAKGLKSKQIMVKHVFRNAFVPMAQYLPSAILFTIAGSIYIESLYSIPGMGGLLVEVIKRQDNTLVQALVLVYSSIGIVGLFLGDILMALFDPRINLQKKGGAR from the coding sequence ATGCTAAAATATTCCATTAAGAGACTATTACAATCCTTGCTTACCCTATTTATAATAGTTACAGTAGTCTTTCTTCTTATGCGATTATTGCCGGAGGAAGGATATTTCGGTGCATCCTATGAAAAGCTAGATGAAAATCAAAGAGAAGCTATACTGACTAATATGGGTCTTAGGGATCCTATGCATAAGCAATTAATTGGATTTTATAAAGATCTATTAAATGGTGACTTAGGTAAATCCATTACATTTAGACCTAAGGTTCCTGTTTTAGATATTATAAAAGATAAAGTACCATATTCCTTATATTTTGGATTAGGTGCCATAGGGATATCTCTATTACTTGGAGTATCTTTGGGTATAGCCATGGCTAGAAATAAGAATAAATTCTGGGATAAGTTAGGGACAGGATATGTTGTCTTTATAAGAGCGGTACCAGCTGCAGTATATTTTTTATTTTTGCAATTATATGTAACAGGTATTTTTAAATTACCAATGTTGTTTGACATAGATAAGCCTAAAACATGGATATTACCAGTAATATCAATGTCCTTAGGAGGAATTGCAAGCTATGCTATGTGGATGAGACGCTATATGGTAGATGAGCTAAATAAAGATTATGTCAAATTAGCTAGAGCCAAAGGCTTAAAAAGCAAACAAATAATGGTAAAGCATGTATTTCGTAATGCATTCGTACCAATGGCACAATACTTACCTTCTGCAATACTTTTTACTATAGCTGGCTCAATATATATTGAATCACTATATTCGATTCCTGGTATGGGTGGATTACTTGTAGAAGTAATTAAAAGGCAAGATAACACTTTAGTGCAAGCCTTAGTACTTGTATACTCATCAATAGGTATCGTTGGATTGTTTTTAGGAGATATACTGATGGCCTTATTTGATCCTCGTATAAATTTACAGAAAAAAGGGGGCGCTAGATAA